The proteins below are encoded in one region of Shewanella putrefaciens:
- the ccoG gene encoding cytochrome c oxidase accessory protein CcoG — translation MNAESNNKDYSKTNRIKIHQPDASKADRFNPRNRIYVRAIDGLWSTLRRRMGWVAMLFFLILPWIPWGNRQAVWFNLGEQKFHVFGLTIWPQDLTLLAALFMIAAFALFFVTTYLGRVWCGYTCPQTVWTFMFIWFEEKLEGARNKRIKLDQMPWSFDKIWRKAAKHTAWILLSLLTAMTFVSYFVPSREVYVDVFTLNASGGIYFWVVFFTFATYGNAGWMREIMCIHMCPYARFQAAMFDKNTYIVGYDTKRGETRGPRSRKADPKEMGLGDCIDCDLCVQVCPTGIDIRNGLQYECINCGACIDACDQTMERMGYPLGLISYTTENKLEGVKEKVLRPKLVGYGVVLVAMILVFIYASATIAPVRMDIIRDRNQLYRENNQGMIENTFTLKILNKTEEAHEYTMSVEGLNNYKWYGPTSVTIAGGEVLTLPISVGVDPVELSRSVTNIEIKVKTHIDGEEIEVEQESRFFSP, via the coding sequence ATGAACGCAGAATCTAATAACAAGGACTATTCGAAGACCAATCGAATTAAGATTCACCAACCCGATGCGAGTAAAGCCGATCGCTTTAACCCTCGCAACCGGATTTATGTTCGAGCCATCGACGGATTATGGAGCACTTTACGCCGCCGCATGGGGTGGGTCGCAATGTTGTTCTTTCTTATACTGCCTTGGATCCCATGGGGAAACCGACAAGCCGTATGGTTTAATTTAGGTGAACAGAAGTTTCACGTTTTTGGTTTAACTATCTGGCCACAAGATCTTACCTTACTCGCAGCACTCTTTATGATAGCTGCTTTTGCTCTATTTTTTGTGACAACCTATCTTGGCCGTGTTTGGTGTGGTTACACATGCCCTCAAACAGTATGGACCTTTATGTTCATTTGGTTCGAGGAAAAACTCGAAGGTGCCCGCAATAAACGCATTAAGTTAGATCAAATGCCCTGGAGCTTCGATAAAATTTGGCGAAAAGCGGCAAAGCATACAGCATGGATTTTGCTCTCACTCCTCACGGCTATGACCTTTGTGTCGTATTTTGTGCCAAGCAGAGAAGTCTATGTTGATGTATTTACATTAAATGCTTCGGGTGGGATCTACTTCTGGGTGGTGTTCTTTACCTTCGCTACTTACGGTAATGCGGGATGGATGCGTGAAATTATGTGCATCCATATGTGCCCCTATGCTCGTTTCCAAGCGGCAATGTTTGATAAAAACACCTATATTGTGGGCTATGACACTAAGCGCGGTGAGACTCGGGGCCCACGTTCCCGCAAAGCCGACCCTAAAGAAATGGGTTTAGGTGATTGTATTGATTGTGATCTCTGTGTTCAGGTATGCCCGACCGGAATCGATATTCGTAATGGTTTGCAGTATGAATGTATCAACTGCGGCGCCTGTATCGATGCCTGTGACCAAACGATGGAGCGTATGGGATATCCATTAGGCCTTATCAGTTACACCACAGAAAATAAACTTGAAGGTGTTAAAGAGAAAGTACTCCGACCCAAACTAGTGGGATACGGTGTGGTATTGGTCGCTATGATATTGGTCTTCATCTATGCCAGCGCGACGATAGCGCCAGTTCGGATGGATATTATTCGTGATCGTAACCAGCTATATAGAGAAAACAATCAAGGGATGATTGAAAACACATTTACCTTGAAGATTCTTAATAAAACTGAAGAAGCCCATGAATACACTATGAGTGTCGAAGGCCTAAACAACTATAAGTGGTATGGCCCTACTTCAGTGACCATTGCTGGTGGCGAAGTCCTGACATTACCAATCAGCGTTGGGGTTGATCCGGTAGAGCTTAGTCGCTCAGTGACAAATATTGAGATAAAAGTGAAAACCCATATAGATGGTGAAGAAATAGAAGTTGAGCAAGAATCACGTTTCTTCAGCCCATAA